DNA from Criblamydia sequanensis CRIB-18:
TCTTCTTTGCTTTCACCAATGCAAAGAATGGGGATTAACCCCTCTTTGAGAGCTCGTTTAACTTTATGATTGATAAACTCATTGGTTTCACCAAAATAACGTCTTCTCTCTGAGTGTCCTAGAATAACATAGCGGGCGCCGGCATCTGTCAACATTTTAGCTGCGATTTCGCCTGTAAAAGCGCCTTCTTTGGCGTCATTCATATTTTGCGCTGAAATCTTAATTTGAGGAGTTTTCTTAGCGGCTTTGGCTGCGCTATAAAGAATCGTAAAGGGAACTGCTAAAACGACTTCATTTGAAGTCCCCTTCACTTTTTCCGCCAATTCATTTATATAATCCAGAGCTTCTTCTCGAGTCTTATACATTTTCCAATTGCCGACAATCAAGCTTGGTGAATCCAGGGGCATGAGAATTAAACTTCCCTAATTAAATTTTTTTCAGCTGAATGGCTAAAGGAAAACCTTATACCGTCTCAAGTGCTTAATGTTGGTATTATAAAAGTTAGCCTCCTTCGATTCAATCAAATTTTTACTAATGTCGTTACTTTTAAGATGGCTAAGCTCTTATTTTAAAAATGAAATAATTTCTATCACACTCTTAACGGATAGGCTTTCATAAACAGTAAAAAATTAATTTTATAAAATTCCCGCAAGCAAGTCTGATAATTTTTTAAAAAAGAATTCTGTTTTGGATTTAATCCTTTTGATACTCTCAATAAGACAACCGGCTTAAGAGGAAAGCAAACGCAAAATGAGTGAAGAGTCCAGGTTATTGACAGTATCCCAAGCAACCCACGCGATCAAACGAATTTTAGAAATGGGATTCTCCTCGCTTTATGTCAAAGGTGAAATTAGCAATTGCAAAAAGCAGTCTTCAGGTCATTATTATTTTTCATTAAAAGATGAAAACGCCTCGATTGCTTGTGTTTTATTCAGGCAAGATGCCCTTAAGCTCTCAGATCCTTTAAAAGACGGCGAAAGCATCACTATCAAAGGAAGTTTGACTGTCTATCCTCAAAGCGGGAAATACCAGATCATTGTCAAAGAAGTTCAAAGGACAGGCCTTGGCGATCTACTTTTAAAGCTTGAACAATTAAAAATTAAATTGCATCGAAAAGGCTGGTTTAAGCAAGAGCGCAAAAAAAGCCTCCCCAAAATGCCGAAAAGAATTGGGATTGTGACAAGCCCGACAGGCGCTGTCATTCAAGATATTTTAAAAGTTTTGAAAAGACGGTTTTCAGGTCTTCACATTTTTCTAAACCCTGTTCGCGTGCAAGGCGAGGGCGCTGCAAAAGAAATTGCAAAAGCTATTAGAGAGTTTAATCGTTTAAATTTTGTCGATGTCCTTATTGTCGGAAGGGGCGGCGGCAGCATAGAAGATTTATTTGCATTTAATGAAGAGTGTGTGGCGGAAGCCATTTTTGAAAGTCATATTCCCATCATTTGTGCTGTCGGCCATGAGACCGATCATTGTATTGCAGAGTATGTCGCAGATGTCAGAGCTCCAACACCTTCCGCTGCCGCCGAAATGGTGATAGCCGAAAAAATCCACTATGAAAAAGCGCTTAAGCAGATAAAAGATCGGCTCTTTGATCACGTGAAACTTCGCGTTAGACGAGGTAGAGAACATCTAAGACACTTACTAAAGCAGCCGAAATTAAAAAACCCTCAGCTTCTGTTTGCAGCGGAGCTGCAAAATTTAGACGGCGCTAAAGAAGCCATAGATAAAACCATGCTTCGTTTTAATAAAACAAAGCAGATGAAGCTGACTTCCATGAAGCAAAGACTTTCCGCATTAAATCCCTATCTTCGACTTTTACACGCAAAAGAAAGGAAGAAAAGTTTAAGGCGCGCGATTCATATAAGCTTTCTTACTTTTTTTAAAAAAAGAAGCGCCAAACTTTCAGATTTAAATGAAAAATTAAATAAATCCATTCATTTTTCAATTTTGAATCATAAAGTTAATTCCGCTCTTTTCGAAAAAAGAAAAGAACTTGATAAAGCTATGGATCACTTGCTACGCATAAAAGAAAAAAATTTAAATCATTGCGGGGAAACTTTAAGCGCCATCAATCCAAAGAAATTGCTTAGCAAAGGATTTACGATTCTCTTCTCAGAAAAGGAAGGTTCGGTTATAAAATCTGTACATGCTCTCCAAAAAAATGAATCTTATCGACTTCTTTTGAGCGATGGGGAAGCTAAAATTCAAATAGAAAAAACAAAGCCTTTCAAAAAAGAAATCAAAAACTAACGGAAGTTTATGTCTCAAGCCAAACAAACCTTTGAATCCGCCTTTCATCGATTGGAAGAAATTCTTGAAATCATGAATTCCGATACGGTTACACTCGATGATTCATTGAAACTTTATGAGGAAGCAGATAATCTCATTCGTTTTTGTTCTAAAAAATTAAACGATGCTGAAACAAAAGTTGAAATGTTAATGAAAAATCGTGAAGGTGATTTATTAATAGGACAAGATAAAAAACCGTTAACCCAAGATTTTCCTTCAGGAAATGACTAAATTTTATAAGGTAAAGCAAGCGAAACATCCATGAACTATCAAATTCTTTCAGAAATCAAAGACCCTAAAGATTTAAAAAAATTGGATTCTCGCTCATTGAGTCTCTTGGCACAAGAATTAAGACATCGAATTATAGATGTCTTATCCCAAACAGGAGGTCACTTAGCTTCAAATCTTGGAGTCGTCGAATTAACTCTAGCCCTTCATTACGTTTTTGATTCACCAAGCGATAAACTGATTTGGGATGTAAGCCACCAAACTTATATCCATAAGCTTTTGACAGGCCGAAATGAGCTATTTCCAACGATTCGTCAAACAGGAGGCCTTAGTGGATTTAGCAATCCAAAAGAATCCCCTCATGACCATTTTTATGCAGGACATGCGGGAACGGCTCTCTCTCTTGCTCTTGGAGTCGCGAAACAAAGAGATCTTTCCAAAGAAAAAAACTACATTATTCCTATTATCGGCGATGCCACGCTCACTTGCGGGATGTCGCTTGAAGCTCTAAATAATATTTCAAGAGACATAAAAAAATTTATCGTCATTTTAAATGATAACGAAATGTCGATTTCCAAAAATGTCGGGGCGATCACAAGAATTTTAAGCCGCATGCTAAGCAATCCAAGAACAACAAGACTCTACCAAGAATTAGATGGGCTTTTAACAAAAATTCCGGGGTATGGCGCTTTAATTTCTCAGCAAGGCCATCGCATCACAGAGTCGATTAAACATCTTTTTAGCCCTGCTGTTTTTTTTGAAAACTTTGGGCTTTCCTACATCGGCCCGATTGACGGTCATAACATTAATGAAATGATTCAAGCTTTTGAGGGCATAAAAAATTCCAATTGGCCGGTCTTTATTCATGTTTTAACTAAAAAAGGCCAAGGCATGAATGAAGCTTTAAATAACCCAAGCCTTTGGCATGGCGCCAAGCCTTTTAGCCCAAATACCGGTAAATTTTTACCCACAACGTCTGATAAACCAACCTTTCCTAAGATTTTCGGAAAACATTTATTGAAAATGGCAAGAACTGATGAATCCATTGTAGCCATTACCCCGGCTATGTCCCAAGGTTCTTGCCTTGATCAGTTTGTAGCAGAATATCCGGATCGCTGTCTTGATGTTGGCATAGCAGAAGCTCATTCGGTAACTTATGCTGGCGGTGTAGCTTATGGAAAAAAGCATAAAGTCTTCTCGTCTGTTTACTCGACTTTTTTACAACGCGGTTTTGACAATGTGTTTCACGATGTCTGCTTGCAAGAATTAAATGTGGTCTTTGCAATTGATAGAGCCGGAATTGCAGGCGGCGATGGTCAAACCCATAATGGCATTTATGACATCTCATTTTTAAACGCCATGCCAAACATGGTCATCGCTCAACCAAGAGATGGCGATAAACTAAAAGATCTTTTAGAAAGCGCGCACGCATGGAATCTGCCGGCAAGCATTCGTTACCCTAATATGGAAACTACTGAAACTGAAAGAGAAAGAGAAGTCTTGCCTCTTGGAAAAGGAGAAGTTCTGCAATCAGGTTCCGAGGTTTTAATTGTCGCTGTCGGCCATATGTCGGAGCTTGCTTTTGAAATTAGCGAAAAATTAAACTTGCATGGCATTCAACCAACCCTTGTAGACCCCGTTTTTATAAAACCTCTAGATGAAGAGCTTTTCGTTGAACTTTTAAAAACGCATTCTATTGTGGTCACAATTGAAGAGCATTCCTTAGCCTCCGGATTTGGCATCCTATTCAACAGCTTTACTTTGAGAAACGGCTTTTACCCAAAAGTTTTAAATTTTGGCGTCCCTGAAATTTTTGTTGAACAAGGTAAATATAAGGATCTTTTGAAATCGATTGGTTTAACAGCCGATACTATTTATCAAAAACTTTTAAAAACCCTTGAAGAAGAAGTCGAAAGGAAGAACATTCACATGCAAGAAGTATTATCCTAAAAAGGTTTTATCAAGCTATGAAAGTAAAAACGGTTGCTCTTTTTCCAAATATGCAAAAAAGCCAATCCACAAGCATTACGATGGGAGTTAGAGAGTTTTTATTTCAAAGAAATGTGAATGTTGTTGCCGAAGATTTGATTGCCGAACAAATTGGAGCAAATCCCCTCACCTCCGTTGATCCAAACGAAGTGGATTTAATTATTTCCCTTGGCGGCGATGGCACTATTTTAAGACTTTTACAAAGACACCCCGAGCTTAAAGCCCCGATTGTCGGCATCAATCTTGGCAGCCTCGGCTTTATGGCAGATATTCCGATTGTGGACATTTACCCGGCCCTTGAAGATCTTCTAAAAGGAAACTTCAAAGTTCAAGAGCGCTTAATGATGAAAGGGACAACGATTCATAAAGAAACTTGTCTTGCAGTCAATGAGATTGTAGTTCATAGGGCTAAAAATCCAAGTCTTGTAGACCTTGCAATCCACGTGGATGGCATGTATTTAAATACTTTTTCAGCAGACGGGCTTATCATTTCATCGCCAAGCGGCTCAACCGCCTATTCTCTTGCAGCAGGCGGACCCATTTTAACCCCCGACCTTGAAGCTTTTTTAATTACTCCGATCTGTCCCCATACCATTTCTAATAGACCGATTGTTTTAATGCCTAAGGACCACATCAAAATTCAATACCTAAACGAGTATGAGCCGGTTGAGGTGACCTATGATGGCTTTGCTAATTTTCATATAGCTACAGGCGAGGTGTTCTATATCCAAAAGGCTGAAAGAACTTGTTCTTTGATCAGCTTGCCTGGCCACGACTATTTTTCCACCTTAAGACAAAAATTAGGCTGGGCAGGAACTTTAAAAAATTAATCAGTTTCTTCTTTTCTTGAAATTTTAAGCTCGCTTTGAATATAACTTTTCTTATTAAGCTTAACTTGACAGGATACCCGCAAAAGTTAAGTTTAAAGCCGTTTTTTCAAATTAGGCTTCTTATCGTAATTTAAAATTTGTTTAAAAAATTTGATGATTTTCGTGCTTTTTTGGAAAATTTCTTGAGCCTATGTAAACGTACGGTCGAAAAGTTTAAAAAAAATGCCAAAGACAGCAATTTAGCAATCAAATGTTATTACTCTTTTAAACATCGAATGGAATTTCGAAAGAAGTCTATTAAATCAAGAGCTTGTTGAGAGTCATTTTTCTTCAATTTATTTTCTTGATTTTGCCATTCTCATGCACAAGGCGTGCTATAGCTATTCATAGCTTTACAAATACTCTAAAAGCCAATTCCACTTATTTGATGTTATCAATTTGATTTTCAAAGATTTGTAAAATTTAGATTAAATTTTTGTCGCAAAATCAAAAATTCTTGTGGAAGAATTATTAACTTATCCGTATCTACAAAGAGTAAAACCTTTTTTTTCCAGGATTGATAAAAAAGAAAATGGAAAAACGAATGTGGTTTTCAGATTTGGAAAAAAGTTCTACCACTAACCCTAAATTAGGAGACTAATATGACCAAAAAATTAGCAAAAATGGCATCTTTGGCAGTTACTGCTGTTGTTCTTTTGACAGGTTGCTGCTGCGACACAAACCCATGTTGTGATCCATGCCCAAGACCCTGTCCACCAAGACCAGTATGTGAAAAACCATGCCCACCAAAACCATGCTGCCCAAAACCTTGCGATCCTTGCTGCTACTAAAAGCGGCTTATCTATCGCGTGAGTTATTAGCTCACGCGATAGTGCTATTTTAGCTGCCCTTGCTTTGTAGGTTAAATTCCATTTAACAAACAAATCATGGCCATCTGAAATTGAAAAGATTACTAATGACCAGCGATATCTAACTCGAGATAAACCAAAGGAGATTTCTCATGAGAAATACTAAGCGAGTGTTAACCTCGTTACTCCTCCTATGTACAACGGCGATGCTTTGGGTCGGTTGTTCGAGCGGATGTTATTCATCTGCTTGTAACCAACCATGCGACCCTTGCCCCGCTGTTTGTGACAATAATGATAACTATGAGCAGGCTTGTCCTCCTCGTATGTGTCCAGAGCCTTGTGCTCCAATCGTGAAGTCTTGCGAACAGAGGGATCCTTGTCCTCCGGTCGCAAAACCTTGCGAGCCTATTTGCAATCCTTGCGAACCACAACAACAAATCGCGCGCTGCGAGCCAATTTGCCCGCCACGTTGTGAGCCGCCATGCCCACCACGTTGCGAGCCGGTATGTCCGCCTCGTTGCGAACCGGTATGTCCTCCCTCTTGCCCGCCAAGATGCGAGCCATGCCCGCCGCGTTGTGAGCCGGTTTGCCCACCACCACCATGCGATCCTTGCGGCCAAGAGCCACTTTGCAAAGTATTGCCAAAGTGTGCTTACCCAAGCCACAATGAACTTAATTGTGTTGATGGGATTACTGTAAGCGCTAAAAACCCAGAAATGTGTTTACTTGGCGAACAGTATCCATTGGAATTTGAAGTAAAAGCTTGCGATGATGTTTGCAACGTTGTTGTTTCAACTAACCTGCCAGAAGGCGTAAGCTATATGCGCAGCCAACCTGAAGCATCCGTGCAAGGCCGCACTTTAACATGGAACTTCGGTTCTATGAAGAAATGCCAAGTCATTGCTGCAAGAGTATGGTTAAAGTGTGAATGCGAAGGCGAGCTTTGTGCTTGTTTCTGCGCTAGCGCTCAACCTGTTCGCTTTTGCTCGCTCCTTTGCGCAAAACCAATTCTTGTTTGCCATAAGTGCGGACCGGAAGAGTGCAAACCAGGCGATCCGATCAACTATACTGTAACTGTAACCAACCGCGGAAGCTGCACAGCAACCGGCGTTGTTCTTACAGATCCAGTACCGGATGGACTTGAGCATTCAAGCGGCCTAAGAACCCTTACTTATAATTTGGGTTGTTTAGAGCCTTGCCAAACAAAGAAAGTCAGCATGTGCTTCACAGCATGCAAACGTGGCGAAGTCTGCAACACAGCAACTGTCACAGCTTGCAATGCTGAACCCACATCATGCAGCGCCAAATGCTTAGTTTGCGCCGAATGCGCCGAGTGCGTAAAAGTCGGACCGAAAGAAGTTCAAATTGGCCGCAATGCTGATTATCAGATCATTGTTACAAACACTGGCGATAAGCCTTTGACAGACATCGTTGTCACAGACTATGCTCCAAGCGCAACTTCAATTGTTGCAGCTAATGGCGCTAGAATCTGCGGTAACCAAGCTGTTTGGAGAATGAAGCAATTAAATCCAGGTGAAAAAGCAACTTTCAACATCACGTTGACTTCTTGCACACCAGGCTGCTTCACCAACAGAGTTAGCATGACTAACTGTCAAGGATGCAATGTTTGCTGCGAATACACAACACGTTGGAGAGGCCGTCCAGCTTTAACAATGTGCATTAATGACACAGCAGACCCAATTTGCATTGGTGATCCAACAAGCTATAATATCGAAGTCACAAACCAAGGTTCTGAATCTGACCACAACGTTGTGCTCGTACTCCGCTTCCCTCCCGAAATTACACCGGAAAGTGTTAGCGGCGATGTATGTGGCTCAATCAGCGGCCAGACTGTAACATTCCAACCTTACAACAACTTTAGCCCAAGACAGACGATTCGTTACAGAGTCACTGCCCGCGGTAAAGCTTCAGGTGATGGAAGGGTGATTGCAGAAGTCAGCTCCGACTCGATTAAAAAGCCGATCGTACAACAAGAAAGCACGATCGTGAACTAAGAAATTTCTTCAAGGAAGTTTCTGAAAGAGGGACAGGTGTAAACCTGTCCCTTTTCTTTTGGCCTTATTTTCCAATTTCAGTTAAGCTTAAGTTTTCTCTTTTCTAAAAAAGAAGGCTTAAAGAAAAGATAGTTTATGGCTCACTCCCCTGAAAATTCTTTAACGAAAATACAAGAGTTAAGCATCGGTGCTGAAGCTAGAATTTTTATCGGCTTTCCGATTCATTCGAATCTTAAAGCCGAACTTGAGAAAAGCCATCTCTGGAAAGAAGCGCTCATCACTAAAAATCCGGGTGAGTTAATAGAAATTTTTTTTAATGAAAAACGATACGTCGGCGTTTATGCCAAGGGCTCTTATTTAACCCTTAAACAAATCGATGAAGAAACAGAAAAAATCATAAACCGAATCCAAGAGCTTTGTCCTAAAGTTCATTTAGATCAAGAGACCGTAGCTATTTTATCACAAGTATTTTTATCATGAATTCCCCTTTGCCTGATATTATCCTTGGCTCAACTTCCCCACGAAGAAAAGAGATCCTTTCCTTTTTTCATATCCCCTTCAAACAAGTATCTCCCGATTTTGATGAAGATTCAGTGCCTCATCATCTAGACCCTGATACTTATGCAGTGGAAATCGCAAAAGGAAAGCTTCTTTCATTAATCCCAAAGCACCAAGACTCTTTAATAATCACAGCAGACACGGTCGTTTATAAAGAGGGCCTTTATTTTGGAAAGCCAAAAAACGAAGAGGAAGCGGCGTTTTTTTTAAATAGCTTGCAAGGCAGCTGGCACTCTGTTATTTCAGCTGTTTGTCTATACTACAAAGGTCAGATCGTGACTCAAGCAGAAGAAACGCGTGTTCATTTCAATTTTCTTGCAAATGAAGAAATTTTGAAGTACATCAGCTTCGCTAAGTGGCAAGATAAAGCCGGCGGGTATAGTATTCAAGACTCGGGCGGGCTTCTTGTCAACAGAATAGAGGGCTGCTTCTACAATGTTTTAGGGTTTCCAATCAATACCTTTAGATACCTTCTAAAAGAAGTCGGAATAGATTTATGGCAATTTTTATGAATAAATGGGTAAAAGCCTTAAGTTTTGGAGCAGGTTTTGCTCTCAGTCTTTCGAAAACGTTCGGAGCTGAGCCGGATGATTTAAAACTCTCTTACCAGCAAGCCATGTATATTGCCGGTCAAGATAAGCTCGAAGAAGCTTTTCAAATTTATCAAAAAATTGTCGCAAGCCTTGGCCGACATGACCTGGATTTACTTAGAAAAATGGCTTTGCAGATTTTAGACAAAGGAGCTAAGTCAGATATTCCTGAAACTCGATTTTTAGCTCTTCTTGGAGCTGCTGTCGCCTTCGATGAAAGCAGTCTTTATTTGCTTGAAAATGCCCTAAGGGGAAATGAGCGGGAATTTCAACTTATTGCCATTAATTTTTTAACCCAATACCATAATGATCACGCCGATCGCGCCATTGAATCTGCTATGAGATCGCCCTATCTTATCGTCCGGATAGCAGCTCTTCAGTATTTATGCGAAAAGCAGCACCCAAGAGCTTTTTCTCAAGCAGAAGCGCTTCTTTGCAAAGTGACAAACGAATTAACGATTCTTTTTCCCGAACTTTTTTTCCTTTTGGATGATCCAAGAGCGACAAGGACCATTAAACGTCTTTTTGGCAATCCCAAAAAAGAGGTGAGGATTGCGACCATTCAAAGCGCCATTCGCCACGAAAGAGAAGACTTCGTTCCCATTTTTAGAAGCTTGATTACACAGCATGAAAAATCGGTTCAAGAAGCTGCGATTGTGGCTCTTGGCTTTTTTAAAGATTATGAGAGCCGAAGCCAATTAAAGAAACTTTCTCTTTCGACAGATGGAGATCTTTCACTTGCAGCAACTTACGCTCTCCATCAATTAGGAGATGATAAGGCCACTTTAAAAATTTTAGAGTGCGCAGCTTCAGAAAACATTAAAGCCCTTTCCTTATTAGAGAATTTTGAGAATTGCGATGACTTGCTTATAAGGCTTCTTTATTCAAATAATATGCTAGTCCGCGTAAATGCGAGTTTGATTCTTTTAAAAAGAAACAATCCTGCCTGCTTAAAAGTGCTTCCTGAAATTATTTTAAGAGATGGCCGTGATTATGCCATGGCAAGAGCCTATTCTCCGGGACATAGTTTTTCGTACATTAAACTTATTCCAAATAGCGAAATTTTAGCTGAGGAAACCCCTCTTATTAAAGAACAATCTTTACGCATTAAGGAAGAAATCTTATCTGAGGCGCTAATGCTACCTGAAAAAGATTTCCTTGCTTTTTCAGAGATGGTTTTGAGAGCTCAGCAAAATGACCTTGTTCCTCATGTTACGAAACTTTTAGAAAAACTTAAGACCGATGAAGCTAAACATTTATTAAAAACTTACAGTCAATTTGTCGGGGCGCCTCTTGTAAGAAATTATTGCAACCTAGCCCTTTTTCGCATGGGTAATGAAGGCCAATATAAGGAACTTTTGAAAGAATGGCTTCTTGAACAAAATGGAATCGAAATGATTCGTTTAAGACCCTTTCTTCCTGATGAAAAAAAACTCACCCGTTTCCAATTGACCGCAGAAGAAACCTCAAGACTTGCCCTTGAAGCTCTTGAAAGTTTTGTTCAAGGCTCTGATGAAGAAAACATTACATTTATTTTGGAAATTATGAACCGTCTAAGTCCGGCTAACCGATATGTATTATCAGGGCTTTTAATCCGATCCACCCTCTAATTATTATCCTAATCCTATTTTTTCAGAATGAAACGAAGGATAGAAAAAAAATAAACTTTAGGCTATCCTTTCCCATTAGTTTAAGACGCCCCTAGATAATAAATCGACTCTCTCTATTAACGGCTCCAAGAACTGTCAAAAGCCTTGGGTTTAAAAGCTTATGCACAAAACAAAAAGTTCTAAATGCCGAAAATACTGAACGCTTCTTTTAAAACCCTTCTTTGTTTTTTTCTATTTTGCTTTTTCTCAAAAGCCCTTTTGTTATTCTCGGAAATTGAAACTTTCGAAAGCAAAGACCCTTTTTTTGACGACCCTAATATTCAAATCGATCTTAAAGAACCGGAGTTTTCCCCGGGCCTTTTAAGAACAGAGAAAGGAGGGGTTCTTCAAGCTCCGAATATTCGAATACAAGCCCGTTCTATCGTTTATATCTCAAAAATAGAAGACGGAGAAAAAAAAACTCTTGTTAAAGCGGAAGGGGATCTTTTTGTCGAGTTTGGAGAATATGTTTTTACAGGCGATAGCATTGAATATGACTTTACGAACTCAACCGGCACTATTATCAATGGAAAAAGCGCTATAGAGCCCTGGTATTTTGGAGGCGAGATCATCCAGCTCTCTTCAGAGGGCAGCCTTCTTATTAGACAAGGATTTCTAACTACTTCTGAAACCCTTTGTCCGGATTGGAGCATTGAAGCTACAAGCGCGGAACTTAGGTGCAGACGATTTTTATCCGCTGACAAGGTTTGTTTTAAAATTCTAAAAATCCCTTTACTTTATGTCCCTTGCTTTAAATTAGACTTAAACACCATTTTCGACTCCCCTATCCGCTATACGGTCCGCTTTGGGGGTCAGCAAGGGACAAGGCTTGGGGTCGCTTATGAGCTTTGGTCCTGGAATGGCTTTAAAGCTCTTGCCAAATTGGATTACCGGTTTAAACGAGGTTTTGGCGGCGGCATCGAATCCCAGTACCGATCCCCTGACCGCGCCCACTGCTTTCAGATGATTAACTATATTGCCAATGACAATTCCATTTGCGACCCTAAACAAAGGGTTCGATACCGTTTTCAAGGGATTTATAACGGTTATTTGCAAGAAGGCAAAACCAAACTGCACCTTTGCTACGACAAATTAAGCGATAAGGACATGGCAGAGGATTATTATGATGAAACGTTAGATATCGACGTCCCGGGCCGAACAGAGTTAAAGCTTAGCCATCTTGAAGAAACTTGGATTTCTAGTCTATTTACCCGTGTTCGTATTAACACCTTCCAATCCCTAAAACAGGATTTGCCGACCGCGTTTGCTTCCATTAAGCCTTTTTATTTGCCGAGCAATCTTGGCATCCTTTCAGAATATGTCGTGAAACTCTCCTATCTTGACTATGATTATGCGAATACCACCCCTCACCTTCATGACTATCGCTCTTCAAGATTTAGTGTCAGACAAAACTTTTATCGACCTTTTATTTTAAATTATGTGACACTCACCCCTGAAACCGGATTGACCGCCATTTATTACGGGGATAGCCCAAGCCGCACACCAAAAGAACTTGTCCTTGGCAGGTTTGATCTTAATGCCAATACACGCCTTAGCAAAAGATGGGGCAGAATCAAACACGTGGTGGAACCTTTCACTAGATATAGCTATCAAACGATGCCAACCACCGCCCCTTTCCGCCATTTTATTTTTGATATCGAAGATGGCCTCTATCGTTTAAATTACGCCACCATAGGGGTTAGAAACGCTTTTTATGACCTAAGCGATTATAATATCCAAAGACCGGTTGAATTTAACGTTTGGACCTATGCTTTTTTTCAAGCCAGAGCTTATAAAACCCTCCTTCCTAAAGCTTATGCGGAACTTGATTTAAGGCTTACAAGCACGCTTAGGCAGTCTTTTTTTGTAGGATGGAATTTTGAGCAGCAAATTTTAGATTGCTTTAATTTAAATTTAGCATGGACCGCATCCGATGACTTGGCCATAGCTACTGAATACCGTCATAGAAGCCGGTATAGCTGGCGGAAAGACGACCCTTGCAATTTTAATATGGAATCTTTTTTAAGCGAAAATGTGCTTCTTCATTCATCGATCTCGGATCGAAGAGACACTCTTCTCTTCC
Protein-coding regions in this window:
- the tpiA gene encoding triose-phosphate isomerase, which produces MPLDSPSLIVGNWKMYKTREEALDYINELAEKVKGTSNEVVLAVPFTILYSAAKAAKKTPQIKISAQNMNDAKEGAFTGEIAAKMLTDAGARYVILGHSERRRYFGETNEFINHKVKRALKEGLIPILCIGESKEENESGKREEVLRAEILEGLADVHLKDGKELILAYEPIWAIGTGVHAGGKEAEEAHSFIREVLKEKFGDEIASHIKILYGGSVNPGNTKELLTGKNVNGLLVGGSSLDVNTFDHIINFNKQVNE
- the xseA gene encoding exodeoxyribonuclease VII large subunit; its protein translation is MSEESRLLTVSQATHAIKRILEMGFSSLYVKGEISNCKKQSSGHYYFSLKDENASIACVLFRQDALKLSDPLKDGESITIKGSLTVYPQSGKYQIIVKEVQRTGLGDLLLKLEQLKIKLHRKGWFKQERKKSLPKMPKRIGIVTSPTGAVIQDILKVLKRRFSGLHIFLNPVRVQGEGAAKEIAKAIREFNRLNFVDVLIVGRGGGSIEDLFAFNEECVAEAIFESHIPIICAVGHETDHCIAEYVADVRAPTPSAAAEMVIAEKIHYEKALKQIKDRLFDHVKLRVRRGREHLRHLLKQPKLKNPQLLFAAELQNLDGAKEAIDKTMLRFNKTKQMKLTSMKQRLSALNPYLRLLHAKERKKSLRRAIHISFLTFFKKRSAKLSDLNEKLNKSIHFSILNHKVNSALFEKRKELDKAMDHLLRIKEKNLNHCGETLSAINPKKLLSKGFTILFSEKEGSVIKSVHALQKNESYRLLLSDGEAKIQIEKTKPFKKEIKN
- a CDS encoding exodeoxyribonuclease VII small subunit; the encoded protein is MSQAKQTFESAFHRLEEILEIMNSDTVTLDDSLKLYEEADNLIRFCSKKLNDAETKVEMLMKNREGDLLIGQDKKPLTQDFPSGND
- a CDS encoding 1-deoxy-D-xylulose-5-phosphate synthase translates to MNYQILSEIKDPKDLKKLDSRSLSLLAQELRHRIIDVLSQTGGHLASNLGVVELTLALHYVFDSPSDKLIWDVSHQTYIHKLLTGRNELFPTIRQTGGLSGFSNPKESPHDHFYAGHAGTALSLALGVAKQRDLSKEKNYIIPIIGDATLTCGMSLEALNNISRDIKKFIVILNDNEMSISKNVGAITRILSRMLSNPRTTRLYQELDGLLTKIPGYGALISQQGHRITESIKHLFSPAVFFENFGLSYIGPIDGHNINEMIQAFEGIKNSNWPVFIHVLTKKGQGMNEALNNPSLWHGAKPFSPNTGKFLPTTSDKPTFPKIFGKHLLKMARTDESIVAITPAMSQGSCLDQFVAEYPDRCLDVGIAEAHSVTYAGGVAYGKKHKVFSSVYSTFLQRGFDNVFHDVCLQELNVVFAIDRAGIAGGDGQTHNGIYDISFLNAMPNMVIAQPRDGDKLKDLLESAHAWNLPASIRYPNMETTETEREREVLPLGKGEVLQSGSEVLIVAVGHMSELAFEISEKLNLHGIQPTLVDPVFIKPLDEELFVELLKTHSIVVTIEEHSLASGFGILFNSFTLRNGFYPKVLNFGVPEIFVEQGKYKDLLKSIGLTADTIYQKLLKTLEEEVERKNIHMQEVLS
- a CDS encoding NAD(+)/NADH kinase encodes the protein MKVKTVALFPNMQKSQSTSITMGVREFLFQRNVNVVAEDLIAEQIGANPLTSVDPNEVDLIISLGGDGTILRLLQRHPELKAPIVGINLGSLGFMADIPIVDIYPALEDLLKGNFKVQERLMMKGTTIHKETCLAVNEIVVHRAKNPSLVDLAIHVDGMYLNTFSADGLIISSPSGSTAYSLAAGGPILTPDLEAFLITPICPHTISNRPIVLMPKDHIKIQYLNEYEPVEVTYDGFANFHIATGEVFYIQKAERTCSLISLPGHDYFSTLRQKLGWAGTLKN
- a CDS encoding DUF7507 domain-containing protein, which produces MKKCQVIAARVWLKCECEGELCACFCASAQPVRFCSLLCAKPILVCHKCGPEECKPGDPINYTVTVTNRGSCTATGVVLTDPVPDGLEHSSGLRTLTYNLGCLEPCQTKKVSMCFTACKRGEVCNTATVTACNAEPTSCSAKCLVCAECAECVKVGPKEVQIGRNADYQIIVTNTGDKPLTDIVVTDYAPSATSIVAANGARICGNQAVWRMKQLNPGEKATFNITLTSCTPGCFTNRVSMTNCQGCNVCCEYTTRWRGRPALTMCINDTADPICIGDPTSYNIEVTNQGSESDHNVVLVLRFPPEITPESVSGDVCGSISGQTVTFQPYNNFSPRQTIRYRVTARGKASGDGRVIAEVSSDSIKKPIVQQESTIVN
- a CDS encoding nucleoside triphosphate pyrophosphatase, translating into MNSPLPDIILGSTSPRRKEILSFFHIPFKQVSPDFDEDSVPHHLDPDTYAVEIAKGKLLSLIPKHQDSLIITADTVVYKEGLYFGKPKNEEEAAFFLNSLQGSWHSVISAVCLYYKGQIVTQAEETRVHFNFLANEEILKYISFAKWQDKAGGYSIQDSGGLLVNRIEGCFYNVLGFPINTFRYLLKEVGIDLWQFL